The following proteins are co-located in the Sporolactobacillus pectinivorans genome:
- the queA gene encoding tRNA preQ1(34) S-adenosylmethionine ribosyltransferase-isomerase QueA produces MDVSDFDYDLPQELIAQTPLKDRAASRLMVLNPNTDRIAHHHFTEIVDYLNPGDCLVLNDTKVLPARLIGHKEETGAKIELLLLKQTEGDSWECLAKPAKRVHEGERVMFGDGRLEAICTEELDEGRRIVSFHYEGIFYEVLEELGKMPLPPYIKEQLDDPDLYQTVYAKHRGSAAAPTAGLHFTKELLAKIEANGIHLVFITLHVGLGTFRPVKVDKIEEHTMHSEFYQMSGQAADTLTKARSEGKRVIACGTTVIRTLETITAKYNGKFCEASGWTDIFIYPGFRYRAIDAMITNFHLPKSTLIMLVSAFAGRDFILKAYREAVKEKYRFFSFGDAMFIEEGIKRK; encoded by the coding sequence ATGGATGTTTCAGATTTTGATTATGATTTACCTCAGGAACTGATTGCTCAGACACCGCTGAAAGACCGTGCGGCATCGAGACTGATGGTACTGAATCCGAATACGGATCGAATAGCACACCATCATTTTACTGAAATCGTTGATTATCTGAATCCCGGCGACTGCCTGGTTCTGAATGATACGAAAGTGCTTCCGGCACGCCTGATCGGCCATAAAGAGGAAACCGGAGCTAAAATTGAATTACTGCTCCTGAAGCAGACAGAAGGCGATTCGTGGGAATGCCTGGCTAAGCCGGCTAAACGCGTGCACGAAGGCGAACGCGTGATGTTTGGTGACGGACGGCTCGAGGCCATCTGCACAGAGGAACTCGATGAAGGACGAAGAATCGTCAGCTTTCACTATGAAGGTATTTTTTATGAGGTGCTTGAAGAATTGGGCAAGATGCCGCTGCCTCCTTACATCAAGGAGCAGCTGGATGACCCCGACCTTTATCAGACGGTTTATGCAAAACATCGCGGTTCAGCTGCCGCTCCGACGGCCGGTTTGCATTTTACAAAAGAGCTGCTGGCAAAAATCGAAGCGAACGGGATTCATCTCGTATTTATTACACTCCATGTCGGTCTAGGTACATTCCGGCCTGTAAAAGTGGACAAGATAGAGGAGCATACGATGCATTCGGAATTTTATCAGATGTCCGGGCAGGCTGCCGACACACTGACAAAGGCGAGAAGCGAAGGAAAACGGGTCATCGCCTGCGGAACTACTGTCATCCGCACGTTGGAAACGATAACCGCAAAATATAATGGAAAATTTTGTGAAGCTTCAGGCTGGACGGACATCTTCATCTATCCCGGCTTCAGATACAGGGCGATTGACGCTATGATCACAAACTTTCACCTGCCGAAATCCACTCTGATTATGCTTGTCAGCGCCTTTGCCGGTCGTGACTTCATTCTGAAAGCTTACCGGGAAGCAGTAAAAGAGAAGTACCGCTTCTTCAGCTTTGGAGATGCGATGTTTATTGAGGAAGGAATTAAGCGCAAATGA
- a CDS encoding DUF2905 domain-containing protein has protein sequence MGDIGKFLMAAGVVLFVIGLCWPLVGRLPGDILIKKGNVTFMFPIVTCIVISIVLSLIMYFINHLR, from the coding sequence ATGGGGGATATCGGAAAATTCCTGATGGCTGCCGGTGTTGTCCTTTTTGTCATCGGACTGTGCTGGCCGCTTGTCGGCAGGCTTCCAGGCGATATTCTGATCAAAAAGGGCAATGTCACATTCATGTTTCCGATCGTTACCTGCATTGTGATCAGTATCGTACTATCATTGATTATGTATTTTATTAATCACCTACGTTAA
- the ruvB gene encoding Holliday junction branch migration DNA helicase RuvB, protein MEDERLLSSESTLEDRGMEKSIRPADLDHYIGQEEIKRNLKVFIKAARERHEPLDHVLLYGPPGLGKTTLAMIIADEMEAHIRTTSGPALERPGDLAAVLSSLEPGDVLFIDEIHRLSRHVEEVLYPAMEDFCMDIVIGKDDTAHSVRLNLPPFTLVGATTRAGYLSPPLRDRFGVISRLQFYSPDELSMIIRRTASVLHVEIRDDACDEIAGRSRGTPRIANRLLKRIRDFAQIETRGIIDRETARMGLDRLQVDEAGLDRVDHQLLEGMIHKFSGGPVGLDTLAAAIGEERHTIEDVHEPYLLQSGFIQRTPRGRVVTDLAYRHFNSERTD, encoded by the coding sequence ATGGAAGATGAACGACTGCTTTCCAGTGAATCCACGCTGGAAGACCGGGGTATGGAAAAGTCGATTCGCCCCGCTGATCTGGATCACTATATTGGGCAGGAAGAAATAAAAAGGAACTTGAAAGTTTTTATTAAAGCTGCAAGAGAACGCCACGAGCCTCTCGACCATGTGCTGCTTTATGGACCTCCGGGACTTGGAAAAACGACTCTCGCCATGATTATTGCGGATGAAATGGAAGCTCATATTCGGACAACTTCAGGTCCCGCACTGGAGCGACCGGGAGATCTAGCGGCTGTTCTTTCTTCTCTGGAACCCGGGGATGTTCTGTTTATTGATGAAATACACCGTCTGAGCCGCCATGTTGAAGAAGTTCTTTATCCGGCTATGGAAGATTTCTGTATGGACATTGTCATTGGAAAAGACGACACGGCACATTCTGTCCGCCTGAATCTGCCGCCATTTACACTCGTTGGCGCAACAACCCGTGCCGGTTATCTGTCTCCCCCGCTGCGTGACCGGTTCGGTGTCATCAGCCGGCTGCAGTTTTACAGCCCGGACGAACTTTCTATGATTATCAGGCGGACGGCTTCTGTGCTGCATGTGGAGATCAGGGATGATGCCTGTGATGAAATCGCGGGCAGGTCAAGAGGAACACCGCGCATTGCCAATCGGCTGCTGAAAAGGATTCGCGATTTTGCTCAGATTGAGACGCGAGGCATCATTGACAGGGAAACCGCACGGATGGGACTGGATCGGCTTCAGGTGGACGAGGCTGGGCTGGACCGCGTAGATCATCAACTGCTTGAAGGCATGATCCATAAATTTAGCGGCGGTCCGGTTGGTCTGGATACCTTGGCGGCCGCCATCGGGGAAGAACGACATACCATTGAAGATGTGCATGAACCTTATCTGCTCCAGAGCGGCTTTATTCAGCGGACACCGCGCGGCCGTGTGGTCACGGATCTGGCGTACAGGCATTTTAATAGTGAAAGGACTGACTGA
- the ruvA gene encoding Holliday junction branch migration protein RuvA: MFDYISGLLSYLSGNGIVIEQSGIGYKIVCANPFSYQPLMNQDTKVYIYQYVREDAMILYGFKTREERELFVRLLTVSGIGPKNALAVLASGDPDEIIQAIEAEDNRYLTRFPGIGKKTAGQIILDLKGKLADFSVSNNVNTDAHAENTALSEALDALEMLGYSEREIHRVIPELKKQELTAENYVKEALRLLTNT; the protein is encoded by the coding sequence GTGTTCGACTATATAAGCGGTTTATTATCGTATCTTTCGGGAAACGGCATTGTCATTGAACAAAGCGGTATTGGCTATAAAATTGTATGCGCCAACCCGTTTAGTTACCAGCCGCTGATGAATCAGGATACGAAAGTGTACATTTATCAATATGTCCGGGAAGACGCAATGATTTTGTATGGATTTAAGACAAGGGAAGAACGGGAACTTTTTGTCAGACTTCTGACTGTTTCGGGAATTGGACCGAAGAATGCACTGGCTGTTCTGGCATCCGGAGATCCGGATGAGATCATCCAGGCAATCGAAGCTGAGGATAATCGCTATCTGACCCGCTTTCCCGGCATCGGCAAAAAAACAGCCGGGCAGATTATTCTTGACCTAAAAGGAAAGCTTGCAGATTTTTCTGTTTCAAATAATGTGAATACTGATGCTCATGCTGAAAATACGGCGCTCAGCGAAGCGCTGGATGCGTTAGAAATGCTTGGCTACTCAGAAAGAGAAATCCATCGAGTGATTCCGGAATTGAAAAAGCAGGAGCTGACAGCGGAGAATTATGTTAAAGAGGCGCTGCGCCTATTGACGAATACGTGA
- a CDS encoding YebC/PmpR family DNA-binding transcriptional regulator, protein MSGHSKWNNIQHKKNAMDAIRGKAFMKLSKDIFLEARHGGGDPEMNAGLRHAIEKAKAANMPNDNISRAIKKATGDLDGVTYDEITYEGYGPGGVAVMVDVLTDNRNRSASEIRHAFSKSGGNLGESGSVAFMFDKQGLIEIEKKDELDEDQVMMDAIDAGADDLRTEEDRFVITTSPESFDTVKKVLEEEKGYAIDRAEVAMVPKTTTSLTGQDLEKMEELMDVLEDNDDVQDIYSNLEEA, encoded by the coding sequence ATGTCAGGACATTCGAAATGGAACAATATACAGCATAAGAAAAATGCGATGGATGCCATTCGCGGGAAAGCATTTATGAAACTTTCCAAGGATATTTTTCTTGAAGCGAGACACGGAGGCGGCGATCCGGAAATGAATGCCGGACTCCGGCATGCCATTGAAAAGGCGAAGGCCGCCAATATGCCGAACGACAATATTTCCCGGGCAATCAAAAAAGCAACCGGTGATCTGGATGGCGTTACCTATGATGAAATAACTTATGAAGGATATGGCCCCGGCGGTGTGGCGGTAATGGTAGACGTTTTGACGGACAATAGAAACAGATCTGCTTCGGAAATTCGTCATGCGTTTAGTAAGAGCGGTGGCAATCTTGGTGAATCCGGCAGTGTGGCTTTTATGTTTGATAAGCAGGGCCTGATTGAAATTGAGAAAAAAGATGAGCTAGATGAGGATCAAGTGATGATGGACGCGATTGATGCAGGTGCAGACGATTTGCGCACAGAAGAAGATCGCTTTGTGATTACCACTTCACCGGAATCTTTTGACACCGTTAAAAAAGTGCTTGAAGAAGAAAAGGGCTATGCCATTGACAGGGCCGAAGTAGCCATGGTTCCAAAAACAACAACATCGCTTACCGGACAGGATCTTGAGAAAATGGAAGAGTTGATGGATGTCCTTGAAGACAACGACGATGTTCAGGACATCTACAGCAATCTGGAAGAAGCCTGA
- a CDS encoding YhcN/YlaJ family sporulation lipoprotein, whose translation MKKAILALSAALAIGGILPGCGAGNAAYNNPNTPRNVTYRNNPNTAYPYQPENVNMDTNRQDRYNYPNERRLAKKIADRANTVKGVGSAYAVVSRNNVLVGAVPANIHANNSGLASKVRDAIKPLAGNRTVYVTTDNRYIQRIKTDAANFNAGKGTREVRSDIVGIIDDLSRALKRPFQNNSK comes from the coding sequence TTGAAAAAAGCAATACTGGCATTAAGCGCAGCACTGGCCATTGGTGGCATATTACCCGGTTGCGGGGCGGGCAACGCGGCTTATAACAATCCAAACACACCGCGTAATGTCACCTACAGAAACAATCCTAATACCGCTTATCCATATCAACCGGAAAATGTCAACATGGATACGAACAGGCAGGATCGCTATAACTATCCGAACGAACGCCGGCTTGCAAAGAAAATTGCTGATCGGGCTAATACGGTTAAGGGTGTTGGCAGTGCCTACGCGGTTGTAAGCAGAAATAATGTACTGGTGGGTGCGGTTCCGGCAAATATCCACGCCAATAACTCCGGGCTGGCCAGCAAAGTAAGAGACGCAATAAAACCGCTGGCAGGCAACAGAACGGTCTACGTGACAACGGATAATCGTTATATCCAAAGAATTAAGACGGATGCGGCAAATTTCAATGCTGGAAAAGGTACGCGTGAAGTCCGTTCGGATATTGTCGGTATTATTGACGATCTGTCGCGTGCTCTGAAACGGCCATTTCAAAACAACAGCAAGTAA
- a CDS encoding LysM peptidoglycan-binding domain-containing protein, whose translation MKLYVVQNGDSLAGIAQKNEMAINDFRDMNNGLTDENLVPGMKVKVSGGVQPLKVERSEKPKKPVQTQPLAAAPAQPKKPVTAPTQKVNSVSGAAQGPNVVAGAHEKEKGAPVAPAATVQSPSGSGDYKTIFYPKVSSDPYSAGSAGYFQNTGNILPGQNAQPSVTGPTGQNMQSAPGYTSYPEQTGNIGGNVNPAVMPYYGNPYLPAFSGNPGSAVSPAVQPNHMNPYYNPYTNQAGAVSPSAAPNNGNPYSPISSGYMGNTINPAVQPAAYNPQYPGSPASVTSPAAQSAPSNLYSPAAQNPPVKPGVSAAAMPSATSPTKNVLSGGAQGPGSGKLEPAVMNPAQPYPFLPKGMIQAHQPAVGTYQGGKSVQQSLSPWIGSGKPNGPVAGKMVQNPTGQQNMAGKSKSMSQGTVGGYPYPFMPAMNPQKPCNCGGPGTPYSPFATSPAFGYYGGNQPPTVPYSGMSPVSAPVYQPQAPAKPTGKK comes from the coding sequence GTGAAATTATATGTGGTTCAGAACGGTGATTCATTAGCGGGAATCGCTCAAAAAAATGAAATGGCGATTAATGATTTCAGGGATATGAACAACGGATTAACCGATGAAAATCTGGTTCCGGGAATGAAGGTAAAAGTATCAGGCGGTGTGCAGCCGCTGAAAGTGGAACGTTCCGAAAAGCCCAAAAAGCCGGTACAAACACAGCCTTTAGCGGCGGCACCGGCCCAACCCAAGAAACCCGTCACCGCGCCTACACAAAAGGTGAATAGTGTTTCCGGAGCAGCTCAGGGGCCTAATGTCGTTGCAGGAGCCCATGAGAAGGAAAAAGGAGCCCCGGTTGCCCCAGCTGCAACGGTTCAATCACCATCCGGCTCAGGGGATTATAAAACAATATTTTATCCCAAAGTAAGCAGCGATCCCTACTCTGCAGGATCAGCCGGCTATTTTCAGAATACGGGAAATATACTTCCAGGCCAGAATGCTCAGCCTTCAGTGACAGGGCCGACTGGACAGAATATGCAGAGCGCCCCGGGATATACAAGCTATCCGGAGCAGACAGGGAATATAGGAGGAAATGTGAATCCGGCCGTTATGCCGTATTACGGGAATCCTTATCTCCCTGCATTTTCCGGTAATCCGGGTTCCGCAGTCAGTCCGGCCGTTCAGCCCAATCACATGAACCCTTACTATAACCCATATACAAACCAGGCTGGCGCAGTCAGTCCATCGGCAGCGCCAAATAATGGGAACCCTTATTCTCCAATTTCTTCAGGGTATATGGGGAATACGATCAACCCGGCGGTGCAACCTGCAGCCTATAACCCGCAGTATCCGGGCAGTCCGGCCAGCGTGACAAGTCCGGCCGCTCAGTCTGCACCTAGCAATCTTTATTCTCCAGCAGCACAAAATCCGCCTGTTAAACCTGGTGTAAGTGCTGCTGCCATGCCAAGTGCAACCAGTCCCACGAAGAATGTTTTGTCTGGTGGTGCTCAAGGTCCCGGATCAGGAAAATTGGAGCCGGCCGTCATGAACCCGGCACAGCCATATCCTTTTCTTCCGAAGGGAATGATTCAGGCCCATCAACCGGCAGTCGGAACCTATCAGGGAGGAAAAAGTGTCCAGCAGTCTCTATCTCCATGGATTGGATCGGGAAAACCAAACGGGCCTGTCGCAGGGAAGATGGTGCAAAATCCTACCGGCCAGCAGAATATGGCCGGGAAAAGCAAATCGATGAGCCAGGGAACCGTAGGAGGCTACCCTTATCCATTCATGCCAGCCATGAATCCTCAAAAACCATGCAATTGCGGCGGACCCGGCACCCCTTATTCACCTTTTGCTACGTCACCTGCATTTGGGTATTACGGAGGAAATCAGCCTCCGACAGTGCCTTATTCGGGAATGTCGCCGGTTTCTGCGCCTGTGTATCAGCCTCAGGCACCAGCCAAGCCGACCGGTAAAAAATAA
- a CDS encoding transcription repressor NadR translates to MTQAGEKRITAKERRHLILECLQSSSDPITGGELAERMNVSRQVIVQDISLIKAKEYPIIATSQGYLFIGRSGLDMKTRTIACHHTIRETEQELKLIVDCGVTVVNVTVEHPLYGEITGSLMIRNHADVAHFISRLQTTGASLLSSLTDGIHLHQLEAPSDGQIDDAVRVLKKAGYLL, encoded by the coding sequence ATGACGCAAGCGGGAGAAAAACGCATCACTGCTAAAGAAAGACGGCACCTGATTCTGGAATGCCTTCAGTCATCGTCTGACCCGATAACCGGCGGCGAATTAGCGGAGCGGATGAATGTCAGCCGTCAAGTTATCGTTCAGGATATCTCGTTGATTAAAGCAAAAGAATACCCGATCATTGCGACTTCACAAGGTTATTTGTTCATCGGCAGGTCCGGTTTGGATATGAAAACGCGCACGATCGCCTGCCATCACACGATCCGGGAGACGGAGCAAGAACTGAAGTTAATTGTCGATTGCGGCGTCACTGTAGTCAATGTGACTGTAGAGCATCCGCTTTACGGCGAAATCACCGGCTCGCTGATGATACGGAATCACGCGGATGTAGCCCATTTTATCAGCAGGCTTCAAACAACAGGTGCTTCGCTGCTTTCCTCACTCACTGACGGAATCCATCTTCATCAGCTTGAAGCTCCTTCCGACGGTCAGATTGATGACGCAGTCAGAGTATTAAAAAAGGCAGGTTATTTATTATAA
- the obgE gene encoding GTPase ObgE — translation MFVDQVNIYVKGGDGGNGMVAFRREKYVPDGGPAGGDGGKGADVIFEVNEGLNTLMDFRYKHHFKGQKGENGRTKNQHGKNAEPLIVQVPPGTLVRDRQTKAVLADLTENGQQAIIAAGGRGGRGNTRFSTPANPAPYISENGAPGDERDVQLELKLLADAGMVGFPSVGKSTLLAAVTSAKPKIAAYHFTTLVPNLGVVSVGEGQSFVLADLPGLIEGASQGAGLGYEFLRHIERTRVIIHVVDMSGSEGRDPFEDYQKINEELQSYQLRLTERPQVIAASKMDMPDASRNLELFKEKIGPDVPVYPVSSLTHSGLSALTGKVYELIQTTPVFPLEEEPKLEGEALYQFEKEEEPFVITRGSDGVFSVSGPKVELLFKMTNFQHDEAVRRFARQLRSMGVDDELRRRGVTEGDTVRIMDFEFEYTD, via the coding sequence GTGTTTGTCGATCAAGTAAACATATATGTCAAAGGCGGTGACGGAGGCAACGGGATGGTTGCTTTCCGGCGTGAGAAGTATGTACCTGACGGAGGACCGGCAGGCGGTGACGGGGGAAAGGGAGCCGATGTCATCTTTGAAGTGAATGAAGGCCTAAATACATTAATGGATTTTCGCTATAAACATCATTTTAAAGGACAGAAAGGTGAAAACGGCCGGACTAAAAACCAGCATGGAAAAAATGCCGAACCTTTAATTGTACAGGTTCCACCCGGTACACTCGTACGGGATCGCCAGACCAAGGCAGTGCTGGCCGATCTGACTGAAAACGGTCAGCAGGCAATAATTGCCGCGGGCGGGCGCGGAGGAAGAGGCAATACCAGGTTTTCAACGCCGGCCAATCCGGCGCCCTATATTTCCGAAAACGGCGCACCGGGAGATGAACGTGATGTTCAGCTTGAACTGAAACTGCTTGCGGATGCGGGAATGGTCGGCTTTCCGAGTGTTGGAAAATCGACGCTACTTGCAGCGGTCACCTCGGCAAAACCGAAAATTGCCGCTTATCATTTTACTACCCTAGTGCCAAATCTGGGCGTCGTATCTGTAGGAGAGGGACAGAGTTTCGTCTTGGCCGATCTCCCGGGACTGATCGAAGGTGCAAGCCAGGGTGCGGGATTAGGGTACGAATTTCTGAGGCACATTGAACGTACCCGAGTGATTATCCACGTTGTCGATATGTCCGGAAGCGAAGGGCGGGATCCTTTTGAGGATTATCAAAAGATCAATGAGGAACTTCAAAGTTATCAGCTGCGTCTTACAGAACGCCCGCAAGTGATTGCCGCCAGCAAAATGGACATGCCGGATGCTTCACGGAATCTGGAGCTGTTTAAAGAAAAAATCGGACCGGATGTTCCGGTTTATCCGGTGTCATCGCTGACCCATTCGGGACTGAGCGCACTGACAGGCAAGGTTTATGAACTGATACAGACCACACCGGTTTTTCCTCTTGAAGAAGAACCGAAATTGGAGGGTGAGGCTCTTTACCAATTTGAAAAGGAAGAGGAGCCGTTTGTGATAACGAGGGGCAGCGATGGTGTATTTAGTGTTTCCGGGCCAAAAGTGGAACTTCTGTTCAAGATGACGAATTTTCAGCATGATGAGGCTGTCAGAAGATTTGCGAGACAGCTGCGCAGCATGGGCGTGGACGATGAACTGAGAAGACGCGGCGTGACCGAGGGCGACACAGTGCGCATCATGGACTTTGAATTTGAGTATACCGATTAA